aggatttaatttccgcactttaaatttctgtatgatattaactacgtggttagtaattctagggagtgcaaccatgaattgaacatggAATcacttataagataaatatttgaattaaatcacctgattgtgccacacacatacctttagggtaacccctcttatgctgcctgttgccttttaattacgattctaaaatagtcaagtccttcgattccgaggatacctaaagcaagtgcTGCCTTAATacattgaaatcatcataagatcttgtccctcgatgttgcctcagaaataaagatgattgtcctattgctaaggtatcctcgcctgttgcctaaatgactattctatccttccctaaagactacctaccctctatatggtagggacagttttatggcgaacgatactttctcgatgaccctttacatccaataaaaggacttcctaccctcctatggtatggataaccctgaaaagctaaaagaacaaaaaaatttaaaacttagggtagttgctactaattgcttgctctaaaattaaaatctttttcccactcttttcaaaatcaattttcaaaaaggctacgcttatttacaagctaaagtccttaaacaaattctttttccaCACTTCAAAACATTtgtgaaaacaaagtgagctgagcaattaagagctcatggataaccatggatacaaagggtgctctaAACTTTCccttttgtataacctaccccccgaactcaatctctttcaaaaaggtttttttttctgttcttttagcctttctttaaattggataaaataaaagtcggtggcgactcttgcttaccgcgacatttcaaaaagtcagttctcccaccgtattacagtaacATTGTTgcccaggattgttggaagcaattGTGTgcattgaagaggattgttcttttTGCACCTAGTGTTTAGATCTTAAAGGTCTTAAGAGCCTTTGATCTCCATATAGATTAGATAGTAAGAATCACCATTAGTGTGAATAGGttgtacaatcattctaactatagtgaaatctctttcatgttgaaaggggactgaagtactcttagactgtgaggggaaccaggatacatcctcttgtgttctttactttttagcatttaccgctttcatcataTCATAactagaaaagaaagaaacacttGTATAAATTCATACACCAAACCaaaaaaataagaacaagtaTTCATAAAACCGATAAATTTTTTAAAGTCCTAACTCACCCCACTCTTAGGCGCATTTCATACATACACTTTTAGGTGAAGAGAAAGAGTATATGAGTTTTGATTCAATTGATAGAATGTATACAAGTTATACAGAAGCGTATGAAGTTCTAACTCCATAATTTCTTAGTAAACTAAGAACATCAGGGCTACCAAATCATATGATCAAATTGAAAGTTGGTACCCCATTAGGCTAATGAGAAATATGGACCAAACTGATGGATTGTGCAGTGGAACAAAACTAATTGTTACAAGGTTAGAAAATCATGTCATTGAGGCGAAAATTATGTCTGGAAAGAACATATGTAACATTTTTTACATTCCTTGAATGTCTATGTCACCTTCTGAGTCACCGTGGCCATTTAAGTTGATTAGAAGAcaattttccatcattgtctctCATGCAATGACAATTAATAAATCCCAAGGTCGGTCAGTTGATCGTGTTGGATTGTATTTGCCCATACATGTTTTTAATGATGGACAATTGTATGTTGGAATTTCAAGAGTTGCGACAAAAAATTGTCTCAAAATATTAATACATGACAAGGATAATGCACCGTGTTCGACCACCAGGAATGTTGTATACAAGGAGATATTCCAAGCATTTTGTTAGTTGGTAAGCCACTTCAAATTTTCTTTTATGATATTTACTTATATGTGATGATGCCACGCactttatttagttttttaaattttgtgaaaaattaaCATCttatttaatacatattttcatgcAGCTATATGATGCGGTTTGCTGTGATTAGGTGGTTTCTTCGTTGATGAAGTTCAACTATGAAATTGGTAGCATGAATATGTTTACATGTCATTTTATAAGACTGGAATGTATCAATATGTTCTTAGTGTCAGCCATGTTAAATctgttatttaatattttaatattttaaatatcgaCAAAATTTTACTTGAATTACATTAGTTTATATTTGATATATATGAAAGACCTTTGTAAATTATAATCAATGTGAAATCTAGATGAGACTCGTGCGCTAGCACGGATTTCTTATTAGTTTTCAATATAATTTGCCCTAAATATAATAAACTAACATAGTTTATTATTAAAATCATAGATATAATAAAGTATAGTTTATATTCTTAAAATCATACACGGGAGGAGTATATGTGGCCTGCATTTGCAAGGGAAGATGCAAAATATTCATATTTACCAGATGAATGCTAGGAATATGTGTTGAAATTTATGAACGGCGGTGACGAGGACGACTGCGAACATAAACGTAACTTGAAGTGTATCTCTGACGATTACGAACATAAACGTAACTTGAAGTCTATCTCCGccgtctctaagcagttgttctcCATCACCAACAGTATCCGATCATCTCTCACTATATATGATCCGACAACCCCTTTCCTATCCCGCCTCTTCCATAGATTCACAAACCTTACCTCCACGTTGACCTTGATGCACTTCTCCATCAGATCTCTACTTTTCCATTGAACCACCTCGTATCACTCGATCTCTCTCACAAACCTACTATTCCCGCTACCGGTTTACTAGCTTTCTCTAAAAAAATTACAACTTTAACCTCTCTCATTTGTTCCGACATAGATTCTTTCAAAAGTACTCACTTGTTCCTCATCGCCCAATGTTTCCCCTTACTAGAACAACTCGAACTGGACCTTACTGAAAATCTTATGTATGATGATCAAGATGGCGATTCTTTCCAAAGCTTCTTCCATGGAATTGAGGCTCTTTCCTTGTCACTTTCCAAACTCCGCAAGCTTAATCTCTCTGGCCATTATTATATCGATGACAAATCCATTTTTCACTTGTTTAAAAACTGCGAGCTCCTACAAGACCTCATCGTGCCTCATTCTTTTCATATAACCAAAGAAGGACTTGTTTATGCTATCCGTCAGAAACCAACAACATTGAGGTATTTGTCCCTTCCCATATTGATTATTCCACAAATCATTCACTCCTTGTTCACTTTGAAGGCTTTAACTTATATTGAAGTTGTTTGGAGCTGTAAAACTTTAATTTGGAGGTGGTCGTTTATTGGGAAAATTACACATTCCAATTATAATTTCTttgagtttagcaataacccattgttttacttaagttaAGTTTCAAtcggtttgtaattttcttttttggtgTCGGTGTTGTAAGTTGAACGTTTGgttttatatataatttcttgatttcaaaaaaaaaaaaaaacttatattgaTCTTTCCTTTTCCTCTATTTCGGATCAATTGCTCACTTCTATTGCAATCCAATGTCTTCCTTTGAACAGGTTTTCCATTCGTCATTGCGACGGCTATACTTATGCTGGACTATTTACTTTGTTATCCAAATGTCAATCTATCCAACATTTAGATCTTCtttcagtttcatttttgaaTGATCGTCATGTTATGGACTTGTCTTCACATCTCCTCGGTTTGGTGTCTCTAAGCCTTAGGCGTTGTTTTATGCTCACACAGTCAGCTTTGTTTACACTTGTTAGGAAATGTCCTTCACTCACTCACATCAAAATGGAAGATATTGGGGGTAAGACTGTACTGAATTATTATGATGATTTTGGACTATACCCTCAATTAAAGTCTCTCTATTTGCCTAACAATTCATGGTTAAGTGATCAAACCATCATAATGTTTGTTTCTGCTTTCCCCAATTTGCACCTGCTTGATTTGAAATCTTGCAAAGACATATCGCTACAAGCTATTGTTCAAGTTATAAACACATGCCAAAGGATAAGTCATTTGGATTTATCATTCTGTAACTTAACTTCACCAGTGAATCTACTTGAAATGAACTTTCGAGTTCCCCAGCTCAAGATGCTAAACTTGACGTCTTCACAAGTTGACGATGCAACACTCTATGTGATCTCAAAAAATTGTTCTGGGCTCTTgcaattgttattaattgattgttctCGATGCACGCACAAGGGAGTGAAACATGTGGTAGACAACTGCACGCAACTCAGAGAGATCAATTTGAATAACTGTTTGAATGTGCACACCAATCTTGCTGCCTCAATGTTATTTTCAAGTCCATCCTTGAGAAAGATAACGGCTCCACCTCATATTCGTTTCACTGAAACTGAGAGGAAACTCCTCTTGCGTCGAGGATGCTTTGTTTGCTGAAGTTTGAATTCTGAAATGTAACATGTCTTTGTTTTCATATTTACTTATATTCTGGATTGGGCAACACTTCCATGAGgaattgtttttaattaaattatttctgTTTACATATGTGTATTTCCTCATCCGTTTGTGCATGATAATTGCTTTTGTATTTGTGAAAGATTTCATATTTTGTATAATAATGCACAAAGCAATGCAAGCAATTTGGCAATCTATGTAGTTTTAAATTGTATTTCTTTTCTTGGCTTTGCCTTAAATCATGTACTTGATAAGATTCTTTTGTCATATTTATTTCCACAAAGTGATGTGAGAATTACTCAACACCTTATTTATTTACTTCAGCAATGTTGTAAATAGGGTATTGCAATCGATTGAATGCATCACTGTGTGGCAGAGAATAGACAGTGCAGAGTTTGTCAAAGAAAACGGGTATGATTTAATAGAATTCAAAATAGTTATTTTGGATGTCACTCTTTTACCACCATTCATTTGTTGTAGGATCATCTTTTACTAAGTGTCTTAATTCACTAatgaaaaaatatgagatgaTTGGGGTTGTCTCATGTTTTGGAATTCCTAAGTGGATGTGAATTTGGTGGTTATAGAGGAAGAAGCTTTCTCATCATCTAACATGTTTGACACATTGTTGTCTCATGTTGTGCTAGAATGGTCTTCAAGTTTAGAATTATAGCTTGCATTTCCCTTGGTCAATAGTTTGCTAGAGGCATATTTAATGTAACTAAAAAGCCTTTGTACACATGTTTTCTTGGCATGGATTAGTAGCTACAGCATACAAGCCTTTTGCTATTAGCGAGACAGTTGAATTAGTCAAATGTAAGGTAATGAAATTGGGGTGCAATAGAGTTAAAACTTTGTGAGGAATCAAAATGGCTTTTTATTGAGGTAGCAACACAGAATATTTTGGTTAGTGCAGAGATGATGTGGTCTTTTCTGTTCTTCAATATTGGGCCGATTATGCTGAAAAATGAATGATATGGTTAAAGATAAAGACTCAAGCTATAGAGATGTGGTATTTAAGAGCTATTTATATTGGCACTACCGCACTAGAAACATGATCATTTTATGCTATGTGGATATGTTCTTTTGATAAACTCACATGCTACTTTTGAaatcattttatgttttttactCAAACTTGTTCAGTTGATGATATGTCTTGGAATTTCGTGTTTCATATTTACTTCTGTTCTGGATTGGGCAACACATCCATgagaaattgtttttttattttttatttcagtttGTATATGTGTATTTGCTCATCACTGAGTGGCAGAGAATAACCAATGCAGAGTTTGTTGAAGAAAACATGTATGATTTAGTTATATCTGAACTACGTCAGAGTTAATTATTTTGGATGTCACTCTTTTACCACCATTAATTTCTTTAACTGTGTTTCTTGATTCACTAatgaaaaaatatgagatgaTTGGGGTTGTCTCTCATGTTGTGGAAATCTTAAGTGGTTGAGAGTTTGGTGGTGTTAGTGGAGGCATTCTCATTGTTTAATATAGCTCAAGCTGTTATGGCAGGTCTAGTTTAATTGCTTGTTATGCTAGAATGGGTTGGTGTTATGATTCAAATTAATTGCTTGTTATGCTAGAATGGGTTGGTGTTATGATTCAAATTAGAGAAAAGCCATCTCATCAAAGTGAGTCATTAAAATAGTTAGAGATAAGAGACACTTGTCACTTGATCCAACAATCAAGGGAATAAAGTTAACAACAAATATTCCCTTACCATTCTATAAAATGGAATATTAATTGGAAACAAAGGcatggaagaaaattgatgaagtctctcctctctctctttgGTACTCTCTTGTAGAGTAATAGCTTAAGTCTTGCACTTAGCTTTCTTCTATCTTTCTACTAGTTTTCCACTTTATGATTTGTCTTGTATTGTTCTTAGTGAATTGGATACAAAGACATATTTCAACAATCAATTACATTTTCTCTGCATTCAATTATTGAAAAAGGGCTAAACCCTTACGTTGGTGCTTTCATCTATCAATCTATCACCATGGCAGATAATACTTGTTTGAATGGGTTGGAGGCAGCCATCCAAAAACTCAACGCCACATTGAAGAAATTAATGGAAGAGGAAGACGCCCGTTATGCTGAGTACACGATGTTACGCACAATTGATACCTTGCGTTTGGACCGTGCTGAGGAACAATTGGTTGCAGTTCAAGTGAGCTCTACTTCTAATGGTGATTTGGACTCATTTCTGCAATCTCCCGAGAATCAATCATTGATGATGCTTACAACAATGACCGACCAATTGCAGGAAGAGATCGATGCTTCTGATTTGCTCGATGTCGATGTCGAGATGATTGTTTCAGATGCTTTAAGAGAAACCTTTTTAGTTGTTCATGCCTGCTAATTTGAGTAGTGCTAAAGTGATCGAACCATCCATTTCAAAGTTTTATGCAATTCCCGAAATCAAAGGTTTTCTTCCCTTCACTGTCATACCCTGTAGTTTTAGCAAGCAACTGGGGTCTTCACCAATGATTATCGTAGGCGATTTCAACATCGTTGTCCCGCTTACCCTGCATACGATACTTCTACCGGATCCACCTAACTTAGTATCCATTCCGCCGCCGCCACTCGTCCCACCATGGTTTCATCACTCAGTTTACCCAAGACTAATTGATAGTAGAATTCTTGTTGTTTATGTGATAACATTGTGCTTTCTTTTGTTTGAGTGATCCATCAAATAGTTGGTCTTGCAGATGGGAAATTAAGGGTTGGTTGCAATATATATTATAGTATGTAACCAAACCCAGTTGTATGTTTTGATCATTCTTTGTAAGTATAAAATCTGGACTATAAGCAAACGTATGTTCAAATCTCTTCATAAAGAAAAATCAACAGCTTACAACAAAGTATGGGCAAACATGGACTAAGTATATTTGCTTACTATATATTAGTAAACATGATAAGTAATCTAAAAGAATATAAGAAACTCACTTTTGCAAGTGATATAAACCTCAGTATCAGTCAACATGTCttattatgttgttgtgataaATGTATCATATGGTTCCATACTCTATTGCCATGTGTGTCAAATTTCCAAAGGGAAAATGTGAATggtattttttttttgagttggTAAATCATCTATGTAGAATCTCATAAtctcacaaaatattatcttgaaAAGGGTTAGGATAGAGTCCAACTTTAAATTGAGGGTGTTTCGTGTTGTCAAATATCGGCCATGTCGGTGGCGGTAACACTGGGTCAATTTGTGAAGGATGGCGGCGCCATTATGTTTTATGGAGGCTATGACATATTTTTGGCTTTCTGCCATGGATAACACTGGGGTGTGTAAAATTAGTATAACAAATCATCAAAGTAGAATACTACTACAATAGTAATCAGTATATCAGATTATTATAATTAGTCATGTTTATCAAGGAGCCTTGAAATAATGTGTGTAGAATTCTGTATTTCTCATTGAGTGTGTACAAAATATACTAGGATATAAATAGCCTAGGGAGTACAAGTAATTGAAGAAACTAATTAAATCCTAATCATctcaaattaatttctatttaaaaGAAAGGAAATATTCTATATGGCTGTGCAAATAAGAATAAATGTACAGCTATGAAATTTGTATTGTTGTGCCTGTCCCTTATTAAAGGCTGCACAGCTGTTCCTTGGCTGCAGATCAGTaaccaacactccccctcaagttggGTCATAGATGTCTATCATGCCCAACTTGAATCTTAAGTTTTCATAATTTGCTCTAGGAAGTGCCTTGGTCAAGATATCAGTCGTTTGATGACTTGAGGGTGTGTGCTGAAGAGAAATTAATCCATTGTCAATCTTCTCCTTGATGAAATGTCTATCGATTTCTACGTGTTTTGTCCTGTCATGTTGCACAGGATTTTTAGCAATACTTATGGCAGCTTTGTTGTCACACAATAGACTTACTTCATGGTAAGTATGAACTTGTAGTTCCGCAAGCATCCTTTGGATCCACATCCCTTCGCAAATCCCATGAGCCATTGACCTAAATTCTGCTTCAGCACTGCTTCTTGCAACCACGGATTGCTTTTTTCTTCTCCACGTCACTAAGTTTCCCCATACAAATGAGCAATACCCACTAGTTGATCTTCTATCAGTTACTGAGCCAGCCCAATCTGCATCCGTCAATATTTCTATTTTCCTTCTTGTGTCCTTTTTGAAATGCAGCCCCTTCCCTGGTGACTTTTTTAGATACTGCAGAATACGGTTAACTGCTTTCACGTGAGCCTCTTTGGGGTCGTTCATGTAGCGGCTAACCATGCTGACAGAAAAACCAATATTTGGCCGTGTATGAGTTAGGTAGATAAGTCTCCCAACCAACCTTTGATACATCTCTTTATCAGTTGGTGGACTCTCTTTTTCCTCTTCTATTTTCACATTCGATTCCATAGGAGTGTCTGCTGGTCGGCATCCTAATATCCATGTTTCTTGAAGTAagttgtcgtcctcggtttttttcgtgggatacgaactgactcttcttttatttttgagtttgtgaaaatcagagagtcgccaccgacttttattttatccaattaaggaaaggtttataaaagaaacagaaaaagaccttaaagagattttgggttcgggggtaggttatacaaagggaaggtgttagcacccctttgtatccatggttatccatgggctcttaattgcttagctcacttgtttgaatcgtttgtcttgctttgaaatgcttgtatgtggttttaaatacttttgtaaagaattaactttgtaatgatccttgtgcggat
The Vicia villosa cultivar HV-30 ecotype Madison, WI linkage group LG6, Vvil1.0, whole genome shotgun sequence genome window above contains:
- the LOC131609132 gene encoding uncharacterized protein LOC131609132, which codes for MYDDQDGDSFQSFFHGIEALSLSLSKLRKLNLSGHYYIDDKSIFHLFKNCELLQDLIVPHSFHITKEGLVYAIRQKPTTLRFSIRHCDGYTYAGLFTLLSKCQSIQHLDLLSVSFLNDRHVMDLSSHLLGLVSLSLRRCFMLTQSALFTLVRKCPSLTHIKMEDIGGKTVLNYYDDFGLYPQLKSLYLPNNSWLSDQTIIMFVSAFPNLHLLDLKSCKDISLQAIVQVINTCQRISHLDLSFCNLTSPVNLLEMNFRVPQLKMLNLTSSQVDDATLYVISKNCSGLLQLLLIDCSRCTHKGVKHVVDNCTQLREINLNNCLNVHTNLAASMLFSSPSLRKITAPPHIRFTETERKLLLRRGCFVC